From Coffea arabica cultivar ET-39 chromosome 9c, Coffea Arabica ET-39 HiFi, whole genome shotgun sequence, one genomic window encodes:
- the LOC113707786 gene encoding probable choline kinase 2, protein MSQRVLFKLPNSAAPLTPNSILFHSSMTNLHNGLSKISSHQPPLPPFPTNEPATLRKIPRKSTSLPPIMGSFQNQSNSPAENSSNNNDCIPEEAKKILRALASKWEDTINPDQLHVIPLKGAMTNEVFQIKWPTTHERSRKVLVRIYGKGVDIFFDRENEIKTFEFMSQKGQGPRLLARFSNGRVEEFIRARTLSAPDLRDPEISALIAVKMREFHELDMPALKTILLWDRLRNWLNAAKNMCSPEEAKAFSLDTLQDEISGMQEKMTSDNQQIGFCHNDLQYGNIMIDEETRSITIIDYEYASYNPVAFDIANHFCEMAADYHTETPHILDYSKYPDVEERKRFVQIYLSNSGDQPNTFKVDQLVQEVEKYTLASHLFWGLWGIISEHVNKIDFDYLEYARQRFQQYRLKKPDLLC, encoded by the exons ATGTCGCAACGTGTCCTTTTCAAACTTCCCAACTCGGCAGCACCATTGACTCCAAATTCAATACTCTTCCATAGTTCCATGACGAATCTCCACAACGGCCTTTCCAAAATTTCCTCCCACCAGCCACCTCTCCCTCCATTTCCCACAAACGAACCCGCCACCCTGAGAAAAATCCCAAGAAAAAGCACCTCTTTACCCCCAATAATGGGCTCTTTCCAAAACCAATCCAATTCGCCTGCAGAGAACAGCAGCAACAACAATGATTGCATTCCTGAAGAGGCCAAGAAGATCTTGAGAGCATTGGCTTCAAAATGGGAGGATACGATCAACCCGGATCAATTGCACGTGATCCCACTTAAGGGGGCTATGACTAACgaagtttttcaaataaaatggcCCACTACTCACGAGCGATCCAGGAAAGTGCTCGTGAGGATTTATGGTAAAGGGGTGGATATCTTCTTTGATAGGGAGAATGAGATCAAGACGTTTGAGTTTATGTCTCAGAAGGGTCAGGGGCCTAGATTGCTTGCCAGGTTCTCCAATGGCCGTGTTGAAGAGTTCATTCGTGCCAGG ACTCTCTCAGCACCTGATCTACGTGATCCAGAAATATCTGCTCTTATAGCCGTCAAAATGAGGGAATTTCATGAACTTGATATGCCTGCCCTGAAGACTATCCTCCTCTGGGATAGACTGCG CAATTGGTTGAATGCTGCCAAGAACATGTGCTCACCGGAAGAAGCTAAAGCCTTTTCCCTGGATACCCTACAGGATGAAATATCTGGCATGCAAGAGAAAATGACAAGTGACAATCAACAAATAGGTTTCTGCCACAATGACTTACAGTATGGGAACATAATGATTGATGAAGAGACCAGATCCATTACCATAATA GATTATGAATATGCAAGTTACAATCCTGTTGCTTTTGATATCGCAAATCACTTCTGTGAAATGGCTGCTGACTATCACACAGAAACCCCTCATATTTTGGACTACAGTAAATATCCCG ATGTCGAGGAGCGGAAGCGGTTTGTCCAGATATATTTAAGTAATTCAG GTGATCAACCTAATACCTTTAAGGTGGACCAGCTAGTCCAAGAAGTAGAGAAATATACTCTTGCAAGCCATCTCTTCTGGGGCCTGTGGGGAATTATCTCG GAACACGTTAACAAAATCGACTTCGATTATTTGGAGTATGCTAGGCAGAGGTTTCAGCAGTACAGGTTAAAGAAGCCAGATCTATTGTGCTAG
- the LOC113707740 gene encoding vacuolar protein sorting-associated protein 54, chloroplastic isoform X2 gives MDSSPSRLGRYESNLANHSSKIVRNSSSLAKSISDSGSQSLASILNNPHAGKSDYWWSPTSSIPAPEFAPLPAANSAGIPKPGSEVNKPDFGPYLSSITEHYSRFHDIQQHESLEGQDSEFAGQGEALVACLREVPALYFKEDFQLEDGGTFKAACPFKTTAENLVLQEKLSQYLDTVELHLVKEISLRSSSFYEAQGQLEDLNAKIVEGCNRIRELKETIRLLDCDLVGSARRVQEVNIRRENMVALRKKLMLIQYVNQALSTLKLLITSADCAGALDVTLDLQHLLDGNELTGMHCFRNLRDHVAASVDSINSILSADFLHVTMHDEVSIEGVRASTSIATNGKEEKTELNEEEVSNLRDRLLPVIIGLLRTARLPAVLRIYRDTLTADMKAAFKAAVSELLPVLVAKSLGLEFISGGRMVNTDGGGSSLADKLKNLSPECFLQLLSAIFIVVQAHLVRASEVKKAIEWIMCSREGHYAANTVAAAIAVGAAAAETTQETDSHGSNLLSYSSIGDARDNDATRPSDSSGDFRTDVLRENTEAVVAACDAAHHRWAKLLGVRAKTHEKLRLQEFLSVYNLTLEFMNVTEKIGGRLGYSIRGILQSQAKNFVECHHESQMTKMKAILEQENWNEIDVPEEYQNIVTSLFSSELLVSGDTDDPPVDIATRNGEMGTNGDGSNSTQNVDRIDSVGSSGDSVVQPLPAQNNITENDTSVAQSSDARHRERGRSSCRTLLFKGLAYHMVNCGLILVKMLSEYIEMITYLPAQSPEIGQRLVELLKFFNTRTAQLVLGAGAMQVSGLKSITSKHLALSSQVIGFTYAVIPEIRRILFSKVHETRKTVIAFEFDRVTQDYKIHQDEIHSKLVQIMKERLLFHLRGLPEIVDSWSSSEDSNTQPSQFARSITKASGCDIPCPNFGGIIQN, from the exons ATGGATTCATCGCCTTCCCGATTGGGAAGGTACGAAAGCAATCTCGCCAATCACAGTAGCAAAATTGTCCGGAATTCGTCGTCGTTGGCGAAATCGATTTCCGATTCCGGCAGTCAAAGTCTAGCTTCAATTCTTAATAATCCACACGCCGGAAAATCGGACTACTGGTGGTCACCAACGTCCTCCATCCCCGCGCCAGAATTCGCGCCTTTACCCGCTGCCAATTCTGCCGGCATCCCGAAACCCGGATCCGAAGTGAACAAACCTGATTTTGGACCCTATCTTAGCTCCATTACCGAGCATTACAGTCGTTTCCACGATATTCAGCAGCATGAATCGCTCGAGGGGCAGGACAGTGAGTTCGCAGGCCAGGGCGAGGCGTTGGTGGCTTGCTTGAGGGAAGTTCCAGCTTTGTACTTCAAGGAGGACTTTCAATTGGAAGATGGCGGGACTTTTAAGGCGGCGTGTCCGTTTAAAACGACGGCGGAGAATTTAGTTCTGCAGGAGAAGCTCTCGCAGTACTTGGATACGGTGGAGCTGCATTTGGTAAAGGAGATTTCACTCCGGTCGAGCTCTTTTTATGAGGCGCAAGGGCAGTTGGAGGATTTAAATGCTAAGATTGTTGAAGGTTGTAATAGAATTAGGGAATTGAAGGAGACTATAAGGCTTCTGGACTGTGACTTGGTGGGGTCGGCAAGGCGGGTACAGGAGGTCAATATTCGGAGGGAAAATATGGTTGCTTTGAGGAAAAAGTTGATGCTTATACAGTATGTGAACCAAGCACTCTCAACTCTCAAGTTG CTTATTACTTCTGCAGATTGTGCTGGAGCTTTAGATGTTACTCTTGATTTGCAGCATTTACTG GATGGCAATGAGCTGACTGGTATGCATTGCTTTCGTAACCTTCGTGATCATGTAGCAGCTTCTGTGGACTCTATTAACAG TATCCTTTCTGCAGACTTTCTGCACGTGACTATGCATGACGAGGTCAGCATTGAGGGTGTAAGAGCTAGCACCAGCATAGCTACAAATGGAAAGGAGGAGAAG ACTGAGTTAAATGAAGAAGAGGTGTCAAATCTTCGTGATCGGCTTCTTCCTGTTATTATTGGATTGCTTAGAACT GCAAGACTCCCTGCTGTGTTGAGAATATATCGTGATACACTTACTGCTGATATGAAAGCTGCTTTCAAGGCAGCAGTTTCTGAGCTGCTTCCAGTTCTTGTTGCGAAATCTTTGGGCTTGGAGTTTATTTCAGGTGGAAGAATGGTGAATACAGATG GGGGAGGTTCCTCGCTTGCAGATAAGCTGAAAAATCTGTCACCTGAATGCTTTCTCCAACTTTTAAGTGCTATTTTCATTGTCGTACAG GCACACTTAGTGCGAGCTTCTGAAGTAAAAAAAGCAATTGAGTGGATAATGTGCAGTCGTGAGGGTCATTATGCTGCTAATACTGTTGCTGCTGCAATAGCAGTTGGTGCAGCAGCTGCAGAAACAACTCAAGAGACTGATAGTCATGGCAGTAATCTCTTGTCATACTCATCTATCGGAGATGCTAGAGACAATGATGCAACAAGGCCATCAGATTCATCAGGAGATTTTCG AACTGATGTTTTAAGGGAGAACACAGAAGCTGTGGTTGCTGCTTGTGATGCTGCTCATCATAGATGGGCAAAGCTTCTTGGAGTGCGTGCTAAAACTCATGAAAAGTTGAGGTTACAGGAGTTTTTAAGTGTTTATAACTTGACTCTGGAATTCATGAATGTAACAGAGAAG ATTGGTGGAAGGTTGGGATACAGCATTCGTGGGATATTGCAGTCACAAGCTAAAAATTTTGTTGAGTGCCACCATGAATCTCAG ATGACCAAGATGAAAGCTATACTTGAACAAGAAAATTGGAATGAAATAGACGTGCCTGAGGAATATCAGAACATTGTCACTTCATTGTTTTCTTCAGAGTTGCTAGTAAGTGGGGACACAGATGATCCTCCTGTTGATATAGCAACAAGGAATGGTGAAATGGGCACAAACGGTGATGGTTCAAATTCAACCCAAAATGTTGACCGGATTGATTCCGTTGGATCAAGTGGAGATAGTGTTGTGCAGCCTCTGCCAGCGCAGAACAATATTACCGAAAATGATACTTCTGTAGCTCAAAGTAGTGATGCTAGACACAGGGAACGTGGGAGGTCTTCCTGTAGAACTCTGTTATTTAAGGGCCTTGCATATCACATGGTAAATTG TGGCTTGATTTTGGTAAAGATGTTGTCAGAATACATTGAGATGATTACGTATTTGCCCGCACAATCTCCAGAAATTGGTCAGCGTCTCGTGGAGCTCTTGAAATTTTTCAATACTAGAACTGCTCAGCTTGTTCTTGGTGCTGGAGCCATGCAG GTGTCTGGTCTGAAGTCTATTACTTCTAAGCATCTGGCTTTGTCCAGTCAGGTCATCGGCTTCACGTATGCTGTCATTCCTG AAATCAGGAGGATTCTTTTCTCTAAAGTACATGAGACGCGGAAGACTGTAATTGCATTCGAGTTTGATCGAGTGACACAG